From a single Micromonospora sp. WMMD1102 genomic region:
- a CDS encoding serine protease, whose amino-acid sequence MARWRTLTRLAAVAFVAATAGGVTLAAPASAAPENTDVTPFVVGGTRAAQGEFPFMVRLSMGCGGSLYSSRLVLTAAHCVGRTGSNTSITATLGVVDLQSSSRIQVRSNYVYRAPGYNGNGDDWALIRLASSVTGLGTLPIATSTAYDSGTFTVAGWGATREGGAQQRYMMKASVPFVSDSVCNSASSYRGAVIAAEEICAGYLSGGVDTCQGDSGGPMFRQGGSGLVQVGIVSWGNGCARPNYPGVYTQVSYFSSAIASAAASLGG is encoded by the coding sequence ATGGCTCGTTGGCGCACCCTCACCCGCCTGGCCGCCGTCGCGTTCGTCGCGGCAACGGCCGGCGGCGTCACCCTGGCCGCACCGGCCAGCGCCGCACCGGAGAACACCGACGTCACACCCTTCGTCGTCGGCGGCACCCGCGCCGCACAGGGCGAGTTCCCGTTCATGGTCCGGCTCTCGATGGGCTGCGGCGGTTCCCTCTACAGTTCCCGACTGGTGCTCACCGCGGCGCACTGCGTCGGTCGTACCGGAAGCAACACCAGCATCACCGCCACGCTCGGCGTGGTGGACCTCCAGTCGTCGAGCCGGATCCAGGTCCGCTCCAACTACGTGTACCGGGCACCCGGCTACAACGGCAACGGAGACGACTGGGCGCTGATCCGGCTGGCCAGCTCGGTCACCGGGCTCGGCACCCTGCCGATCGCCACCTCCACCGCCTACGACAGCGGCACATTCACCGTCGCCGGCTGGGGCGCCACCCGGGAGGGCGGGGCGCAGCAGCGGTACATGATGAAGGCCAGCGTGCCGTTCGTCAGCGACTCGGTCTGCAACAGTGCCTCCTCTTACCGCGGTGCCGTCATCGCGGCAGAGGAGATCTGTGCCGGCTACCTCTCCGGTGGTGTCGACACCTGCCAGGGTGACTCGGGTGGCCCGATGTTCCGGCAGGGTGGCAGCGGGCTGGTCCAGGTCGGCATTGTCAGCTGGGGTAACGGGTGTGCGCGGCCGAACTATCCTGGCGTCTACACCCAGGTCAGCTACTTCTCTTCGGCGATCGCCTCGGCGGCGGCCAGCCTGGGCGGGTGA
- a CDS encoding VanW family protein → MSQYGEKRVPADEQPTVQLAAVREPAKDRPTIQITAVNLPAGGPGQAAGPAGGAGSTPGTVTATSAGWETPVPGSDPPGGGHPAGKRRLRRILLAGGTAAAVLVATGGATAGYAYAGEVPRGTSVLGVDLGGKSRAEAVQALRAGLESKAATFTSPVQVRVGDQTGEVSPAAVGLAVDVEATVTAAVEYRPGPLSLLFGSRSTEPVVTVDAEKLDTELRKVVGRAGPRMTMPAITFSGTTPKAVYPKPSRGLRPEESARALREGWLSGQPVQVPLVETHPVTTTEEVDRLVSELARPAVSAPVTVSTEQGSFTIAPAAIAKSLVLTADKAGKIAPRVDEKKLRAALPGQLDKVEVAPKDASMSIQGNKPKIVAGAGGSQVDTAALARDLLAVLPKTDGRTVEAKLRPVEPKLSAEDLTKMGIKERVSTFTTKFTGGLGSPRSQNIVTIARDVDGTVVKPGQTFSLNGHTGERGYAQGYRDAPVILDGKLVPGVGGGTSQFTTTLFNATYYAGLEDVEHKPHSYWFSRYPPVIESTIFWPDLDFKFKNDTPHGVLIDTAHTGSSVTVSIWSTKVYDKVTTEWSPRRNITKPKVIKLQPGPSCIPTNGIDGFTQDAFRLFHKGGKVVKREKFTWKYLAEPRYSCG, encoded by the coding sequence GTGAGTCAGTACGGCGAGAAGAGAGTCCCCGCCGACGAGCAGCCGACCGTGCAACTGGCCGCCGTCCGGGAGCCCGCCAAGGATCGCCCGACCATCCAGATCACCGCGGTCAACCTGCCGGCCGGCGGGCCGGGCCAGGCTGCTGGCCCGGCCGGCGGTGCCGGGAGTACCCCGGGGACCGTCACCGCGACGTCGGCCGGCTGGGAGACGCCGGTCCCGGGCTCGGACCCGCCCGGCGGCGGGCACCCGGCGGGGAAGCGCCGGCTGCGGCGGATCCTGCTCGCCGGCGGTACGGCCGCCGCAGTGCTGGTCGCCACCGGCGGCGCCACGGCCGGCTACGCGTACGCCGGTGAGGTGCCCCGGGGCACCAGCGTGCTCGGTGTCGACCTGGGCGGCAAGAGCCGGGCCGAGGCGGTCCAGGCGCTCCGCGCCGGCCTGGAGTCGAAGGCCGCCACCTTTACCAGCCCGGTCCAGGTGCGCGTCGGTGACCAGACCGGCGAGGTGTCGCCGGCCGCGGTCGGGCTGGCGGTGGACGTCGAGGCGACCGTCACGGCGGCGGTCGAGTACCGGCCCGGCCCGCTGAGCCTGCTCTTCGGCTCCCGGAGCACCGAGCCGGTGGTCACGGTGGACGCCGAGAAGCTCGACACCGAACTGCGGAAGGTGGTCGGCAGGGCCGGGCCACGGATGACGATGCCGGCGATCACCTTCAGCGGTACGACCCCGAAGGCGGTCTATCCGAAACCGAGCCGCGGGCTGCGGCCCGAGGAGTCGGCCAGGGCGCTGCGGGAGGGCTGGCTGAGCGGGCAGCCGGTGCAGGTGCCGCTGGTCGAGACGCACCCGGTGACCACCACCGAGGAGGTCGACCGGCTGGTCAGCGAGCTGGCCAGGCCGGCCGTTTCCGCTCCGGTGACGGTCAGCACCGAGCAGGGCAGCTTCACCATCGCGCCGGCCGCGATCGCCAAAAGCCTGGTGCTGACGGCGGACAAGGCCGGGAAGATCGCCCCCCGGGTGGACGAGAAGAAGCTGCGGGCCGCGCTTCCCGGCCAGCTCGACAAGGTCGAGGTGGCACCGAAGGACGCCAGCATGTCGATCCAGGGCAACAAGCCGAAGATCGTGGCCGGCGCCGGTGGCTCCCAGGTGGACACCGCCGCGCTGGCCCGCGACCTGCTGGCGGTACTCCCGAAGACCGACGGCCGTACGGTCGAGGCGAAGCTCAGGCCGGTCGAGCCGAAGCTCAGCGCCGAGGACCTGACCAAGATGGGGATCAAGGAGCGGGTCTCCACCTTCACCACCAAGTTCACCGGCGGTCTCGGCTCGCCGCGCAGCCAGAACATCGTGACGATCGCCCGGGACGTGGACGGCACGGTGGTGAAGCCCGGCCAGACCTTCTCGCTGAACGGGCACACCGGCGAGCGCGGCTACGCCCAGGGCTACCGCGACGCGCCGGTCATCCTGGACGGCAAGCTGGTGCCGGGGGTCGGGGGCGGCACCTCGCAGTTCACCACGACGTTGTTCAACGCCACGTACTACGCCGGGCTGGAGGACGTGGAGCACAAGCCGCACTCGTACTGGTTCAGCCGCTATCCGCCGGTCATCGAGTCGACCATTTTCTGGCCGGACCTCGACTTCAAGTTCAAGAACGACACCCCGCACGGGGTCCTGATCGACACCGCGCACACCGGCAGTTCGGTCACGGTGTCGATCTGGAGCACCAAGGTCTACGACAAGGTGACCACGGAGTGGAGCCCGCGCCGGAACATCACCAAGCCGAAGGTGATCAAGCTCCAGCCCGGCCCCTCCTGCATCCCCACGAACGGGATCGACGGTTTCACCCAGGACGCCTTCCGGCTGTTCCACAAGGGCGGAAAGGTCGTCAAGCGGGAGAAGTTCACCTGGAAATACCTGGCTGAACCCCGGTACAGCTGCGGCTGA